Proteins from a genomic interval of Thermoanaerobacterium thermosaccharolyticum DSM 571:
- a CDS encoding MBL fold metallo-hydrolase encodes MNLNKINRNTYYIDNPTNIGVYTYKNKNCLLVDTGINNGQARKIDNVLVENGLHPKYIINTHNHMDHCGGNIYFKTQYPGCEIYTSNKERLYIENPELRDIVLFSSCPIRDLDTTNKTFSVDFVLDYGISKIGDEKFDIISLVGHSIDQIGVITPDRVCFLGDSVFSEDTIKKYSLPYLFNIEKSIETLKKLKEVDADYFVISHIDRVLNKDELDALIEKNISNIEDNVEIILELLEQPQTREGLLQNLVILNDLPLNFTQYYIYFSSVSAFLSYLRDKKLIDYSIENGEIYFYRKPV; translated from the coding sequence ATGAATTTAAATAAGATAAATAGAAATACGTACTACATAGATAATCCTACAAATATAGGTGTTTACACCTATAAAAACAAAAATTGTCTATTAGTAGATACTGGTATAAACAATGGACAAGCGAGAAAGATTGACAATGTATTAGTAGAAAATGGATTACATCCCAAATATATTATAAATACCCACAATCACATGGACCACTGCGGCGGTAATATATACTTTAAGACTCAGTACCCTGGGTGCGAAATCTATACATCAAATAAGGAGCGATTATATATAGAAAATCCAGAGTTGAGAGATATTGTACTATTTTCTTCATGCCCAATAAGAGATCTTGATACGACTAATAAAACATTTTCTGTTGATTTCGTCCTTGATTATGGTATCTCAAAAATTGGCGATGAAAAGTTTGATATAATATCTTTGGTGGGGCATTCAATAGATCAAATCGGTGTCATTACACCTGATAGAGTATGTTTTTTGGGAGACAGCGTATTTAGTGAGGATACAATAAAAAAATATTCACTTCCATATTTGTTTAATATAGAAAAAAGCATTGAAACTTTAAAAAAGTTAAAAGAGGTGGATGCAGACTATTTTGTAATAAGTCACATAGATAGAGTGCTTAATAAGGATGAGCTTGATGCACTTATAGAAAAAAATATTTCAAATATAGAAGATAATGTTGAAATTATACTGGAATTATTGGAACAACCTCAGACAAGGGAAGGATTGCTGCAAAACTTAGTAATATTAAACGATCTGCCATTAAATTTTACTCAGTATTATATTTATTTTTCATCGGTTTCCGCATTTTTGAGCTATTTGAGAGATAAAAAACTTATCGATTATTCCATAGAAAACGGAGAAATATATTTTTATAGAAAGCCTGTTTGA
- a CDS encoding Fe-S-containing hydro-lyase, translating into MYKKINTPLTEEVIKNLKAGDTVLITGKVLTARDAAHKRMIELLNNGQDMPVDIKNQVIYYVGPCPAKPGQAVGSCGPTTSGRMDAYTPKLLEIGLKGMIGKGYRNQEVIDAMMKYHAVYFTTIGGAGALLSERVIESKVVAYNDLGPEAIHEFTVEDFPVIVTIDMYGNNLYESEKEKYRKANF; encoded by the coding sequence ATGTATAAAAAGATAAATACACCTTTAACAGAAGAAGTCATAAAAAATTTAAAAGCTGGCGATACTGTTTTGATTACAGGTAAAGTTCTTACTGCCAGAGATGCTGCACATAAAAGGATGATAGAATTATTAAACAATGGTCAAGATATGCCAGTTGACATAAAAAATCAAGTAATTTACTACGTAGGACCTTGTCCTGCAAAACCTGGTCAAGCGGTAGGAAGCTGTGGGCCTACTACAAGTGGCAGAATGGATGCATACACGCCGAAACTTTTGGAGATTGGGCTTAAAGGGATGATCGGAAAAGGATACAGAAATCAAGAAGTCATTGATGCTATGATGAAGTACCACGCTGTGTATTTTACAACAATTGGTGGTGCTGGCGCATTACTATCAGAAAGAGTGATAGAGTCTAAAGTAGTTGCGTATAATGATTTAGGACCAGAGGCGATACATGAATTTACTGTCGAAGATTTCCCTGTCATTGTTACGATTGACATGTACGGAAATAATCTTTACGAAAGTGAGAAAGAAAAGTATAGAAAGGCGAATTTTTAA
- a CDS encoding fumarate hydratase: MREVKADDIKKTVELLCIEANYNLPQDVLNTLKEKAYEEVSETGIEILNSIIENAEIAKVKEMPICQDTGIAVIFVEIGQDVHVVGGSLDDAINNGVKDGYLNGYLRKSIVNDPFVRINTNDNTPPIVHYDIVGGDKLKITVAPKGAGSENMSALKMMKPSDGIEGVKKFIIDTVEASGPNACPPLVVGVGIGGNFEYAPLLAKKALLRPIDQRSSDGDVRALEEELLLKVNSLGIGPQGLGGRITALAVNIEKYPTHIAMLPVAVNISCHVTRHATAIL; encoded by the coding sequence ATGAGAGAGGTAAAAGCGGATGATATAAAAAAAACTGTCGAGCTTTTATGTATAGAAGCTAATTATAATTTACCGCAAGACGTTTTAAATACATTGAAGGAAAAGGCTTACGAGGAAGTTAGCGAAACAGGAATAGAAATACTGAATAGTATAATTGAAAATGCTGAGATTGCCAAGGTAAAAGAAATGCCAATATGCCAAGACACAGGCATAGCGGTGATTTTCGTTGAGATAGGACAAGATGTCCATGTTGTAGGTGGTAGTCTTGATGATGCTATAAATAATGGTGTTAAAGATGGATATCTCAATGGATATTTAAGAAAATCAATTGTGAATGATCCATTCGTACGTATCAACACAAATGATAATACACCACCTATTGTACATTATGATATTGTAGGCGGCGACAAATTAAAAATTACAGTTGCGCCAAAAGGCGCAGGAAGTGAAAACATGAGTGCGCTAAAGATGATGAAGCCTTCCGACGGCATTGAAGGTGTAAAGAAGTTTATAATTGATACAGTTGAAGCGTCAGGTCCTAATGCATGTCCGCCTCTGGTGGTAGGCGTTGGAATAGGCGGCAATTTTGAGTATGCGCCGTTACTTGCAAAAAAGGCCCTTTTAAGGCCGATCGATCAAAGAAGCAGTGACGGCGATGTGAGGGCATTGGAAGAAGAACTTTTATTAAAAGTAAATAGCCTTGGAATAGGACCGCAAGGACTGGGAGGTAGGATAACCGCTCTAGCAGTAAATATAGAAAAATATCCTACCCATATCGCAATGCTTCCAGTAGCTGTAAATATATCGTGTCATGTTACAAGGCATGCGACAGCTATACTATAA
- the pflA gene encoding pyruvate formate-lyase-activating protein, protein MVMGKIHSIETCGTVDGPGVRYVVFMQGCLLRCAYCHNPDTWHLNDGKEASTDEIFNDVKRYIPYMKASGGGVTLTGGEPTLQVEFCTDLFKKLKAENIHTAIDTSGFVDIEKVEELVKYTDLFLLDIKHIDDDEHKKLTGVSNRKTLKFAKYLSDIDKKVWIRHVIVPGITDDMEEIKKLADFVSSLKNIDRVEILPYHKMGVYKYEALGIPYSLKEINPPDTSKIEEIKEEFRKRDIKVV, encoded by the coding sequence ATGGTTATGGGAAAAATACATTCAATAGAAACATGCGGAACTGTCGATGGACCTGGTGTGAGGTATGTTGTATTCATGCAAGGATGTCTATTGAGATGTGCATATTGCCATAACCCTGACACTTGGCATTTAAATGATGGAAAAGAAGCATCTACAGATGAAATATTTAATGATGTGAAAAGATATATACCATATATGAAAGCATCTGGCGGCGGTGTGACATTGACTGGCGGTGAACCGACACTTCAAGTAGAGTTCTGCACAGATCTATTTAAGAAGCTTAAAGCAGAGAACATACACACTGCAATAGATACGTCGGGATTTGTCGATATTGAAAAAGTAGAAGAACTTGTAAAATACACAGATCTTTTTTTGCTTGACATAAAGCATATTGATGATGATGAACATAAGAAACTTACAGGTGTTTCAAATAGAAAGACGTTAAAATTTGCAAAATATCTATCAGATATAGATAAAAAAGTCTGGATAAGACATGTGATAGTGCCGGGTATAACGGATGATATGGAAGAAATAAAGAAGTTAGCTGATTTTGTGTCGTCATTAAAGAATATAGACAGAGTTGAAATCCTGCCGTACCATAAAATGGGCGTGTATAAATATGAAGCACTTGGGATACCATATAGTTTGAAAGAAATAAATCCTCCTGACACATCAAAAATAGAAGAGATAAAAGAAGAATTTAGAAAAAGAGATATTAAAGTAGTCTAA
- a CDS encoding uracil-DNA glycosylase, with the protein MSLLPLKQLMEECMNCTKCPLHNVRNNVVFGEGNLRSKIMFIGEGPGRDEDIQGRPFVGKAGQLLNKMIEAIDLKREDVYIANIVKCRPPNNRVPLQNEVDACLPYLRNQVAIIAPKIIVCLGATAAKAIIDKNFKITVMRGKWIERKGVKIIATYHPAALLRDPEKKYPAWEDFKSIKNELEKV; encoded by the coding sequence ATGTCGTTATTGCCTTTGAAACAACTTATGGAAGAATGTATGAATTGTACAAAATGTCCGCTGCACAATGTCAGAAACAATGTAGTTTTTGGTGAAGGAAATTTAAGGTCTAAGATTATGTTTATAGGTGAAGGACCTGGACGAGATGAAGACATTCAAGGACGACCTTTTGTTGGAAAAGCAGGTCAATTATTAAATAAAATGATTGAAGCTATAGATTTGAAAAGAGAGGATGTATACATAGCGAATATTGTGAAATGCAGACCTCCAAATAATAGAGTTCCGCTACAAAATGAAGTAGATGCCTGCCTGCCGTATCTGCGCAATCAAGTTGCAATAATAGCTCCTAAAATCATTGTATGTTTAGGTGCCACAGCGGCGAAAGCTATAATTGATAAGAATTTTAAGATAACTGTTATGAGGGGCAAGTGGATAGAAAGAAAAGGCGTAAAGATAATAGCTACTTATCATCCAGCAGCACTCTTAAGAGACCCAGAGAAAAAGTATCCTGCATGGGAGGATTTTAAATCAATAAAAAATGAACTTGAAAAAGTGTAA